The Oscarella lobularis chromosome 4, ooOscLobu1.1, whole genome shotgun sequence nucleotide sequence AAAAATCATGAGCGCTGCGGCATTCTTGCAAGAAGAACCATCGGTAACCAACCATCGTTCTACAGGGGGACCTCCTCACTTTCGTTCTGTATAGCTGTCAACTAATATTGCCGCTGTCGTTTTAtacgactttcttttcggGCGGGGACTTCGTTGCGGGGGAAAGCTAAAGGCTGCTGTCTACAGACAAAAGGACTGTCTGAGGACGGCAATGGAGCAATTGAAAGggagcgaagaagaacggaaaaCAGATGTTCGCCTGCCTCGCTACGTTCGAGTTAATACGTTGAAAACGACTTGGGATGACGCTGTGGGGCATTTTCAGCAGAGGAAATGGACTCTGTCGGAAAACGAAAGCCAGTCTTCAGGGCGTTGCTTTCGTCAAGACAATCACGTTCCTCATCTCATGGTTTTTCCGACTGGAACTGATTTGCACGACGATCCCATGTACGTAAGCGGTCAAGTTATTCTACAAGACAAGGTTACCGTTAGATTACGGAAAAGAGAGAGTGAGTTAGTAGTATCTTTATAGGCGAGCTGCTTATCCGCTTTTCTATTGTCTCCTCCTCCGGGGTCTAACGTCATTGATGCTTGTGCTGCACCTGGTAACAAGACAAGTCACCTGGCAAGCTTGATGAAGAACAAAGGGTATTAGAATTGAATTATTGGCAGTGTTTGGTACCTGATTTTTCATCTTCAGAAGCATTTTTGCCTTTGACATTGATGGAAGTCGCCTTGAAACAATGAGAGAGCTGATGGTTCGAGCTGGTGCGACTTGCTGCAAGATGAAAAGGGCCAACTTTTTACGCGTACAGTCTACAGTACTTACGTGGCAGTGCTTCATGTGATGATTTTCTTCCAGATAAAGCCGGAAGACTACAAAGACGTGGAATACATTCTCGTCGATCCTTCGTGTTCTGGATCGGGCATAGTCAGTCACGTAGAGAGAACCATTGAAAAGGTTAACAAAGCCTACCAAACGCGAGTCGTTTTCTCGAAGTGAGATTCACAGGGCGAA carries:
- the LOC136186388 gene encoding 28S rRNA (cytosine-C(5))-methyltransferase-like, with the translated sequence MSAVYFHAAAVLDRVLARRGSVKHLVLSNKIAENKKKLYALVCQTLKHYSLLQKIMSAAAFLQEEPSLSTNIAAVVLYDFLFGRGLRCGGKLKAAVYRQKDCLRTAMEQLKGSEEERKTDVRLPRYVRVNTLKTTWDDAVGHFQQRKWTLSENESQSSGRCFRQDNHVPHLMVFPTGTDLHDDPMYVSGQVILQDKASCLSAFLLSPPPGSNVIDACAAPGNKTSHLASLMKNKGSIFAFDIDGSRLETMRELMVRAGATCCKMKRANFLRIKPEDYKDVEYILVDPSCSGSGIVSHVERTIEKGETPQWRIEKLAQFQLSVLLHALRFPSARRVVYSTCSIHKEENEEVVKKALKSNPNFTLVHALPEWPRRGLPLFSTAEYCVRTSTEDETQGFFVAVFERKTTEPKIALKVKTRQKTKQRKHRSVVD